From Schizosaccharomyces pombe strain 972h- genome assembly, chromosome: II, the proteins below share one genomic window:
- the ist2 gene encoding transporter Ist2: protein MNEKLQSYEKQLTSDIVNNCDLIIEVNASSKTCQETLSSLLRELQLSHFSTAVRPGSDTSIFVFVKVQNDYLIELAHNDRTSSFLCGALDDLNHVNVNSVTDIDSSERIRLVYDKITGSKTEDSLGICPGENPYADIISIFPLHQPKFDIKWSKYWYQLLLGNKKQLDSINAEYGSQVALYFAFADFFKTGVFVLSFWGILGYYFLRPYSYIFAIGVALWGAFFIQFWRVQEHKLTNHWSTVNCQSLAKSMTEFKPQSYRVDSLLGTARPYYPQWEIIVRSTIANVPLFLISGCILLFLIAIAFIVDVTLSEVYSGPLKSIVSLLPAVVFQVLTLPFTFIYSIVAERLTKLENRRTKTDFQASLSGKMFLQNFMLSYTALFLISYIYGPFAEYFVPHYIQNRMSQSFFSVGYIAKSTFKLNPLRLRNQYIYFLTNAQVINYITILAVPQLISYVKKHYMSKPTRELHIQDIPSETVTLKRARSEAEKIEYDCYNDYKDFVLMFGFLVMFSPIYPLAPIFSLVNCVLYIRSSVYRFTKMVKKPVPCRVDSIAPWDQRLSLLSWLGCITMPSICYFYSSTTKPSDKSMVIAAVIGLLSEHLWFLLRMFISSVFPVDKTFFAPAKERQHLLAERSFSIPPVADVPTSTTTAFEEADETLSIYRTAENKKTK, encoded by the exons ATGAATGAGAAATTGCAAAGTTatgaaaaacaattgaCTTCTGACATTGTAAATAACTGtgatttaattattgaAGTCAATGCCAGTAGTAAAACTTGCCAGGAAACTTTGAGTTCATTATTAAGAGAATTACAACTTTCGCACTTTTCTACGGCAGTTCGACCAGGCAGCGATACAAGTATATTTGTGTTTGTCAAGGTACAAAACGACTATCTTATTGAACTAGCGCATAATGATCGTACTAGTTCCTTTTTATGCGGCGCTTTAGATGACTTAAATCATGTGAATGTAAACTCTGTAACAGATATCGATTCTAGTGAACGAATTCGTCTAGTTTATGATAAAATTACCGGGTCTAAAACAGAAGACTCTCTTGGGATCTGTCCTGGAGAAAACCCTTATGCAGACATTATCAGTATATTTCCTCTACACCAACCCAAATTTGATATCAAATGGTCTAAGTATTGGTATCAATTATTACTTGGAAATAAGAAACAATTGGACAGCATCAATGCTGAATACGGCTCTCAG GTTGCCCTTTATTTCGCCTTTGCCgatttcttcaaaactGGTGTTTTTGTCTTATCTTTTTGGGGAATTTTGGGATATTACTTTCTTCGGCCTTACTCCTATATTTTTGCGATTGGAGTAGCCTTATGGGgtgctttttttattcaattttggAGAGTTCAGGAACATAAACTTACTAACCACTGGTCAACAGTTAATTGCCAGTCTCTTGCAAAATCAATGACCGAATTTAAGCCCCAATCTTATCGTGTAGATTCTCTTTTGGGTACTGCTCGCCCATATTATCCACAATGGGAAATCATTGTTAGATCGACCATCGCCAACGttcctttgtttttgatCTCAGGATGCATCCTGCTTTTCTTGATTGCCATAGCTTTCATCGTTGACGTTACCCTTTCGGAAGTTTATTCGGGCCCATTGAAATCTATAGTCTCCCTGCTCCCAGCGGTTGTATTTCAAGTTTTGACTCTTCCGTTCACTTTCATTTATTCTATAGTTGCTGAAAGGTTGACGAAATTAGAGAATCGTCGTACCAAGACAGATTTTCAAGCGTCCTTAAGCGGGAAAATGTTCCTCCAGAATTTTATGCTTTCATATACTGCTCTATTTTTGATATCTTATATCTATGGACCGTTTGCAGAGTATTTTGTTCCACATTATATTCAAAACAGAATGTCCCAGTCTTTCTTCAGTGTCGGTTATATTGCTAAATCGACATTTAAACTTAATCCTCTTAGACTAAGAAATCAGTACATATACTTTTTAACCAATGCGCAGGTTATTAACTATATAACCATTCTTGCTGTTCCACAGTTAATCTCATATGtcaaaaaacattatatGTCAAAGCCTACAAGAGAATTACACATTCAAGATATACCTTCTGAAACTGTTACTTTAAAAAGAGCTCGCTCTGaagctgaaaaaattgaatacgATTGCTATAATGATTACAAGGACTTTGTTCTAATGTTTGGGTTTCTAGTTATGTTTTCTCCTATATATCCTCTTGCCCCTATCTTCTCCTTAGTTAATTGTGTACTTTATATTCGAAGCTCTGTCTATAGGTTTACCAAGATGGTCAAAAAGCCCGTTCCTTGTCGTGTTGATTCTATTGCACCTTGGGATCAGCGACTTTCTCTTCTAAGCTGGTTAGGTTGTATCACCATGCCCTCTATTTgctatttttattcttctaCTACAAAACCATCTGATAAAAGTATGGTGATCGCAGCTGTAATAGGTCTTCTATCTGAGCATTTGTGGTTTTTGCTTCGCATGTTTATCTCTTCGGTTTTCCCCGTCGACAAAACTTTCTTTGCTCCAGCTAAGGAAAGGCAACATTTATTAGCTGAAAGGAGCTTCTCTATACCACCTGTTGCAGATGTACCGACATCTACTACAACAGCTTTTGAAGAGGCAGACGAGACTTTGAGTATTTATCGCACTGCTgaaaacaagaaaacaAAGTGA
- the mrd1 gene encoding RNA-binding protein Mrd1: MSRIIIKNIPRYYDKEKLSTYLKSLPQLDAEITDVSVAKTKEGVSRRFAFIGFKNEEDADKAIRYLNKSYVETSRIEVHRALDYRSANEKLRPYSKYASKNIELKLQKKEKEEELRNLEEEKAKKKKDANLKRKFLDTLDPKAREFLKLSSSISNSRSWENEEVFDTEITNPVIPADEDDDEYQDLPAAKRHEGDSIKSTEHDSTLDSGVVIDGREKSSSELHEEESEQAAEGDTAKNSGTDAQAPLSDDEWLRLHRTRIKEKQPEEEVSVVGDELKSFDKENNDEHLERVTNDKIADASMLQKAENNVSEQERNIQLISETKRLFLRNLTYSCAEDDLKSLFGPFGQLEQVHMPIDKKTNNPKGFAYIDFHDADDAVRAYLELDAKPFQGRLLHVLPAKARSSILLDDYALSKLPLKKQRELKRKNTAASSTFSWNSLYMNADAVVTSLASRLGVKKTDILDPTSSDSAVKQALTETHVIQETKNFFEEHGVDLDAFKNAARSDNVLLVKNFPYGTSAEELTSLFSPFGELGRILIPPAGTIAIIEFLNAPDCRQAFSKLAYTRIKSSILYLEKAPRDVFTTSFKQSGKPELAQKVNAVEATTSEKVGTEDIESLDTATIYVKNLNFSTKQEEFQKVFKPLEGYLSAVIRAKPDPKRPGKYLSMGFGFVEFKDKASAVAAMHAMNGFVLDGHKLEIKLSHQGVDAAAEVRKQDSSKPKGTKILIKNLPFEATKKDVQSLLGAYGQLRSVRVPKKFDRSARGFAFAEFVTAREAANAMRALKNTHLLGRHLVLQYASNATMDDMQHAIEKMAKEANAEAAAPSITGKRLIETD; encoded by the coding sequence ATGTCGCgtataattataaaaaatattcccCGCTACTATGACAAGGAGAAGCTATCAAcatatttaaaatctttacCTCAGTTGGATGCTGAAATCACAGACGTTAGCGTAgccaaaacaaaagaaggcGTTAGTAGACGATTTGCTTTCATTGGAttcaaaaatgaagagGATGCTGATAAAGCGATTCGTTATTTGAACAAATCTTACGTTGAGACTTCTCGTATCGAAGTTCATCGAGCTTTGGATTATCGATCGGCTAACGAAAAGCTTCGACCTTACAGTAAATACGCttctaaaaatattgaattgaaactacaaaaaaaagaaaaggaggaagaattaagaaatttggaagaagagaaagctaaaaagaagaaagatgCCAACCTGAAGAGAAAGTTTTTAGACACACTTGATCCCAAGGCTCGagagtttttaaaactcTCTTCCTCGATTTCTAACTCAAGGAGTTgggaaaatgaagaagtttTTGATACTGAAATTACGAATCCTGTTATTCCAGCtgatgaagatgatgatgaatATCAGGATCTTCCTGCTGCAAAACGACACGAAGGTGACTCAATTAAATCTACTGAACATGACAGCACACTTGACTCCGGTGTAGTAATAGACGGAAGGGAAAAATCTTCTTCGGAGCTTCATGAAGAAGAGTCAGAGCAAGCTGCTGAAGGTGATACCGCCAAAAATTCAGGTACTGATGCTCAAGCACCGTTGTCTGATGACGAATGGCTCAGGCTCCACAGAACAAGaatcaaagaaaaacaacCTGAAGAGGAAGTTAGTGTTGTTGGTGATGAGTTAAAGTCCTTTgacaaagaaaataatgacGAGCATCTTGAAAGGGTTACGAATGATAAAATTGCGGATGCATCCATGCTGCAAAAGGCtgaaaataatgtttcCGAGcaagaaagaaatattcAGCTGATTTCTGAGACAAAAAGATTATTCCTTAGAAATTTAACCTATAGTTGCGCGGAGGACGATTTAAAATCACTTTTTGGTCCTTTCGGTCAATTGGAACAAGTTCATATGCCTATTGATAAAAAGACCAATAACCCCAAAGGATTCGCTTACATTGATTTCCATGATGCAGACGACGCGGTGCGTGCGTATTTAGAATTAGACGCAAAACCCTTTCAAGGTCGGCTTTTACACGTTTTACCTGCAAAAGCGCGTTCTAGTATCCTTCTAGACGATTACGCATTAAGCAAGCTTcctttgaaaaagcaaagagAACTCAAACGTAAGAATACTGCTGCTTCTAGTACCTTTAGCTGGAACTCATTGTATATGAATGCTGATGCAGTCGTGACATCGCTAGCATCGCGCCTTGGCGTTAAAAAGACTGATATCCTCGATCCCACCTCATCTGATTCTGCTGTGAAGCAAGCTCTTACTGAGACTCATGTTATTCAAgagacaaaaaatttctttgagGAGCATGGTGTTGATTTGGATGCGTTTAAGAACGCAGCACGATCGGACAACGTTTTACTAGTCAAAAATTTTCCATACGGTACCTCGGCTGAGGAGCTTACTTCACTTTTTTCGCCATTCGGTGAGCTTGGTAGAATTTTAATCCCCCCTGCTGGGACGATTGCTATTATTGAGTTCTTAAATGCTCCCGATTGTAGACaagctttttcaaagctCGCATATACTCGTATAAAAAGTTCAATTCTGTATTTGGAGAAAGCACCTCGAGATGTCTTCACTACGTCCTTTAAGCAATCAGGAAAACCGGAATTGGCGCAAAAAGTCAATGCTGTTGAAGCTACTACAAGCGAAAAGGTAGGGACTGAAGATATTGAGTCGCTTGATACTGCTACTATCTATGTTAAGAATTTAAACTTTTCTACAAAGCAAGAGGAGTTTCAGAAGGTTTTCAAGCCTTTAGAAGGCTATTTATCAGCTGTCATTCGTGCCAAACCAGATCCCAAAAGACCAGGAAAGTATCTTAGTATGGGTTTTGGATTTGTTGAGTTTAAAGATAAGGCATCTGCAGTGGCAGCAATGCACGCAATGAATGGATTTGTGTTGGATGGACACAAATTAGAAATCAAGCTTTCTCACCAAGGTGTTGATGCGGCTGCTGAAGTTAGGAAACAGGATTCCTCTAAACCCAAAGGCACTAAAAtacttattaaaaatttaccatTTGAAGCTACTAAAAAGGATGTGCAAAGCTTACTCGGTGCTTATGGGCAACTTCGTTCAGTTCGTGTTCCTAAAAAATTCGACCGCAGTGCACGCGGTTTCGCCTTTGCTGAATTTGTTACAGCACGAGAAGCTGCCAATGCCATGAGAGCTCTAAAAAACACACATTTGCTTGGTAGACATCTTGTATTACAGTATGCTTCTAATGCTACCATGGATGACATGCAGCATGCTATCGAAAAGATGGCCAAAGAGGCAAATGCTGAAGCTGCTGCTCCTTCGATTACGGGAAAGCGTCTTATTGAGACagattaa
- the apl3 gene encoding AP-2 adaptor complex subunit Alp3: MVASNNMKGLRAFISDLRSLEHDDEEKRVNVELAKIRAKFQSSTLSAYDRKKYVSKLLYIYMLGYPITFGHMEAAKLLSGTKYSEKLIGYLAVALLLNENHELMKLVINSIKKDLLSHDSLQNSLALHTIANIGGRELCETVYYDIYKLLMSASNENIVRQKSALALLHIYRKFPDLINPEWFEPIVMILGDDDLNVSLAVSNFVNLIVIREPKYQKFAYGKAVGKLKNIVFEHGYSSDYLYYSVPCPWLQVNLCRILLACERPSDNPTRATLIRVLDRILSLPNDNSNVQQVNAVNAILFEAIKLAFLVDESHSLYEKCMDRLADMIADKESNIRYLAFETTAYLISCGHSITSLKHYKELILSSLRYKDVSLRKKSLELLYMMCDEENAKLIVADLLQYLPHLDSVTQEDLISKVAIISETFATDYEWYVDVTIQLLRIAGKSADDGVWHQLVHVIVNNEEIQEYATKRLFSLLQSETIHECLVKAGGYVLGEFGHLITDYPDSQPVHQFSTIYRKLNVSSPSTRVLLLTTLIKLANLQPELNDRIAKVFQEYSTIINPEVQQRACEYLQLLKMPRDFLQLVCDEVPPFLDGNRDGVHPKSRPSSKVNLVDTYPQTIPNVSKPSTPIDVPEYDISACLPGFYRLCWKDKGILYQDSQIQIGVRSEYHNSEGAIYLYYENRQSNTLKSLSSTLIRTFSTFHLATTFQDTNLPSGVQLQQKYVMSGVNEIFEPPIIHVSYVTGVIRSIDLQLPVLLSKFMKPTIFDSYDFFNHWGQMGVEREAQLTFGLNSKDRKLDAKRLTKIVSGFHWGICQNVDSIALNIVGAGIIRFGTQNVGCLLRIEPNYEQNLIRLSIRSTNTSIANTLAKEMQEILRNSF; the protein is encoded by the coding sequence atggtGGCTAGCAACAATATGAAAGGGCTTCGAGCGTTTATCTCGGATTTGAGAAGTTTAGAGCATGACGATGAAGAGAAACGTGTAAATGTTGAATTGGCTAAAATTCGTGCAAAGTTTCAAAGTTCTACTTTATCTGCGTATGAccgaaaaaaatatgtcaGCAAgcttttatatatatatatgctGGGTTATCCCATCACTTTTGGCCATATGGAAGCTGCAAAACTCCTTTCAGGGACGAAGTATAGTGAAAAACTCATTGGTTATTTGGCAGTTGCTTTGTTGCTAAACGAGAACCATGAGTTGATGAAGTTGGTTATAAatagtattaaaaaagatctTTTGAGTCATGACTCTTTACAAAATTCGTTGGCCTTGCATACAATAGCCAACATTGGTGGCCGAGAATTATGTGAAACCGTGTACTACGACATCTATAAACTTCTAATGTCGGCAAGCAACGAAAATATTGTTCGTCAGAAATCTGCCTTAGCTCTCCTACATATTTATCGAAAGTTTCCGGATCTAATCAACCCAGAATGGTTTGAGCCGATAGTTATGATACTAGGTGATGATGACCTTAACGTTTCGTTGGCGGTCTctaattttgttaatttaatCGTAATTCGGGAGccaaaatatcaaaaatttgcttaTGGAAAAGCGGTTGGTAAACTGAAGAACATAGTTTTTGAACACGGTTATTCAAGTGACTATTTGTATTATTCTGTACCTTGCCCTTGGCTACAGGTTAATCTTTGTCGTATTCTACTTGCTTGCGAAAGGCCTTCGGACAATCCCACAAGGGCAACTCTAATACGTGTACTAGATCGAATCCTTAGTTTGCCAAATGATAACTCAAACGTACAACAAGTAAATGCGGTGAATGCTATCCTTTTCGAAGCCATCAAACTGGCTTTTCTAGTCGACGAATCTCATTCTTTGTACGAAAAATGTATGGACAGACTTGCTGACATGATCGCTGATAAAGAAAGCAATATTCGGTATTTGGCTTTTGAGACGACTGCCTATCTAATTTCATGCGGACATTCTATCACTTCTTTAAAGCATTATAAGGAATTAATATTATCCTCTTTGAGGTACAAGGATGTTTCccttagaaaaaaaagtttagaACTCTTGTATATGATGTGTGACGAGGAAAATGCTAAACTCATCGTTGCCGATTTATTGCAGTATTTACCACATCTTGACTCAGTAACTCAGGAGGATCTTATTTCTAAGGTTGCCATAATTTCAGAGACCTTTGCTACCGACTATGAATGGTATGTCGATGTTACTATACAACTGCTTCGGATAGCTGGAAAATCCGCTGATGATGGCGTCTGGCATCAGCTAGTTCATGTCATTGTGAACAACGAAGAAATCCAGGAATATGCTACCAAACGGCTATTCAGCTTACTACAGTCTGAAACGATTCATGAATGCTTAGTCAAAGCTGGAGGTTATGTTCTTGGTGAATTTGGGCATTTAATTACCGATTACCCGGACAGCCAACCTGTTCATCAGTTTTCTACAATTTATCGTAAGCTGAATGTTTCTTCTCCCAGTACGAGGGTTCTGCTTTTAACCACTTTAATCAAACTGGCAAATTTGCAGCCTGAATTGAACGATAGAATTGCGAAGGTTTTTCAGGAATATTCTACTATTATAAATCCAGAAGTACAACAAAGAGCATGTGAATATcttcaacttttaaaaatgccAAGGGACTTTCTCCAATTGGTTTGTGATGAAGTTCCCCCATTTTTAGACGGAAATCGAGATGGAGTGCATCCAAAGTCACGTCCTAGCAGCAAGGTAAATTTGGTTGATACCTATCCTCAAACCATTCCCAATGTTTCCAAACCATCCACGCCCATTGATGTTCCAGAATATGACATATCAGCATGTCTTCCTGGGTTTTATCGTTTATGTTGGAAAGATAAGGGAATTTTGTACCAAGATTCTCAAATACAAATTGGTGTTCGTTCAGAATATCACAATTCAGAAGGCGCCATATATTTGTATTATGAAAATCGACAGTCAAATACGTTGAAGTCACTCTCTTCAACGTTAATTAGAACCTTTTCTACCTTCCATTTAGCAACAACTTTTCAAGATACAAATTTGCCATCAGGAGTTCAACTTCAGCAAAAATATGTTATGAGTGGAGTTAATGAGATATTCGAACCTCCGATTATTCATGTGTCTTATGTTACTGGTGTTATACGTTCGATAGACCTCCAATTACCGGTTTTgttatcaaaatttatgaaacCGACAATATTTGACAGCTATGATTTCTTTAACCATTGGGGTCAAATGGGAGTGGAAAGGGAAGCACAGTTAACTTTCGGACTCAACAGCAAAGATAGAAAGCTTGACGCAAAACGACTGACAAAAATAGTTAGTGGATTTCACTGGGGAATATGCCAAAATGTTGATTCTATTGCCCTTAATATTGTAGGAGCAGGAATTATTCGATTTGGTACACAGAATGTTGGATGTTTACTTCGTATTGAACCAAATTACgaacaaaatttgattcGTCTATCAATTCGTTCTACTAACACTTCAATAGCAAATACGTTGGCAAAAGAAATGCAAGAGATTTTAAGGAATTCGTTTTAA
- the sbg1 gene encoding actinomyosin ring linker protein Sbg1: MSQSPIDYNESLRPDDMLDNELNYELANEVSAGDEEPYDDDIWESEDLEPVGHDIQPMDSVSDFHVKDFSEKKYSPYTDEIASAQLTGPSESAFGSASSLGTVESPVTMQSATLLWDPSVKEVDDILHNEDFYDGRDLNIFTLRGFVNILTLILLSCGLLMLFIGYPILSAVEVEKQRKKN; encoded by the coding sequence atgtctCAGTCACCTATAGACTATAATGAAAGTTTAAGGCCAGATGATATGCTCGATAATGAATTGAATTACGAGTTGGCTAACGAAGTTTCAGCCGGTGATGAGGAGCCTTACGACGATGACATTTGGGAATCAGAAGACCTAGAGCCCGTAGGCCATGATATACAGCCGATGGATTCTGTTTCTGACTTTCATGTCAAGGATTTTTCAGAGAAAAAGTATTCTCCTTATACAGATGAAATTGCCTCAGCACAACTGACTGGGCCATCAGAATCAGCATTTGGCAGTGCTAGTTCCTTGGGAACCGTGGAGTCTCCGGTGACTATGCAGTCTGCTACACTTTTATGGGATCCTAGTGTTAAGGAAGTCGATGATATTTTGCACAATGAAGATTTCTATGATGGCCGCgatttgaatatttttactttgcgtggatttgtaaatattttgactTTAATTCTTCTGAGTTGTGGATTGTTAATGCTTTTCATCGGGTATCCTATTTTATCAGCTGTTGAAGTAGAAAAgcaaaggaagaaaaactga
- the mss116 gene encoding ATP-dependent RNA helicase Mss116 produces the protein MNISLKGAIFSTVGRFNLPKVQGFIRWNSTMKSQQPTLFSEVASLSSTFKNSLSRAGFEKMTPVQQRVLNEVFPNEENAVVQAKTGTGKTLAFLLVAFKDVLKGKPRLNSSKIHSVILSPTRELALQIFEEARKLTYGTGIRVSYAIGGNSKMREENAIRRGNANLLIATPGRLEDHLQNPRILESLSTDSFILDEADRLMDMGFAESILNIHEAVTTTKTRKLCFSATMPPKVSNVFRGILGTDFKLINCLDPNEPPTHERVPQFVIETKLDKVFSSSLSLLQQLTSSNPSSRIIVFLPTISMVDFVGGVLENHLKIPCFILHSGLTTAQRRSITESFRKCQSGILFATDVVARGMDFPNITQVVQITGPSNTDDYIHRIGRTGRAGKTGEAYLILLEQEKPFLNSIKHLPLKRATIEPLSDQALSTLRSDIEKSSKFSRTNALKTLYGSKPHVFSGSSQRRATGKNIHESAIALFSLHDVPGLMEELIYKSRGRGSPKGFRGSQLKYPSSSSSSFQRRPRSLPSRGRYQQSRR, from the coding sequence ATGAATATCTCACTGAAAGGagctattttttcaactgtTGGGAGATTTAACTTACCCAAAGTTCAAGGATTTATAAGATGGAACTCGACAATGAAATCACAGCAACCAACGCTGTTTTCAGAGGTTGCTTCTCTTTCTAGtactttcaaaaatagtTTGTCTCGCGCAGGGTTCGAGAAAATGACTCCAGTTCAGCAGCGGGTATTGAATGAAGTTTTTCCTAACGAAGAGAATGCTGTAGTGCAGGCAAAAACAGGTACAGGAAAGACTTTGGCTTTCTTGTTAGTGGCCTTTAAAGATGTGCTTAAGGGAAAGCCACGTTTGAATTCCTCCAAAATTCACTCCGTAATCCTTAGCCCGACAAGAGAATTGGCcttacaaatttttgaagaagctaGAAAATTGACTTATGGGACGGGAATCCGCGTTTCTTATGCCATTGGCGGAAACTCAAAGATGAGAGAGGAAAATGCAATTCGTCGTGGTAATGCCAATCTTCTGATTGCAACTCCTGGGCGTTTGGAAGATCACCTTCAGAATCCAAGGATTCTTGAATCTTTATCTACTGACTCTTTCATTTTGGATGAAGCTGACCGTTTAATGGATATGGGGTTTGCTGAGTCAATTTTGAACATTCATGAAGCTGTCACAACTACTAAGACCAGGAAGTTGTGTTTTAGTGCAACAATGCCGCCAAAAGTCTCTAACGTTTTTCGTGGAATTCTTGGGACTGATTTTAAGCTCATAAACTGTCTGGATCCAAACGAGCCTCCTACGCATGAGCGTGTGCCCCAATTTGTTATAGAAACCAAGCTCGATAAGGTATTCTCTTCTTCTCTCTCACTTTTACAACAACTCACTTCTTCAAATCCCTCAAGTCGTATTATCGTTTTTCTTCCCACCATAAGCATGGTTGACTTTGTTGGCGGagttttagaaaatcaTTTGAAGATTCCttgctttattttacaTTCCGGTTTAACTACTGCGCAGCGTAGATCTATTACAGAAAGCTTTAGGAAATGTCAAAGTGgtattttatttgctaCAGATGTTGTCGCACGGGGAATGGATTTCCCTAACATTACCCAGGTTGTCCAAATAACTGGTCCTAGCAATACCGATGATTACATTCATCGAATTGGACGTACGGGTAGGGCTGGTAAAACAGGAGAGGCATATTTAATTCTTCTGGAACAAGAgaaaccttttttaaatagtatCAAACATTTACCTTTAAAACGGGCAACTATCGAGCCCTTATCAGATCAAGCTCTCTCAACTTTGAGGTCGGATATTGAAAAGTCATCGAAATTTTCCCGTACAAATGCTTTGAAAACTCTGTATGGGTCTAAACCTCATGTCTTCTCTGGTTCGTCCCAAAGACGAGCCACCGGTAAGAACATTCATGAATCTGCTattgctttattttctttacatGACGTTCCTGGCTTAATGGAAGAACTTATATACAAGTCAAGAGGTAGAGGTTCACCAAAAGGTTTTAGGGGATctcaattaaaatatccatcatcttcatcttcctcCTTTCAACGACGACCTCGTTCCCTTCCTTCAAGAGGTCGCTATCAACAAAGTCGTCGCTAG